The Rhodococcus sp. X156 genome window below encodes:
- a CDS encoding GPP34 family phosphoprotein: MTDQLLLAEELFLLTHDDTSGKADVTLALDEGLAGALLLDLAAESLLGAKGKTVVAAPGTPAHPLLAAAHDELLAADRPRSAGHWVRRLPTALKPLAPTVGRSLVQRGLLTEEHRKVLKLFPTTTWPTVDSGPEKVLRARLGSVLVDGTTPDPRTALLIALLHPLDLAGRAVDKPHRKAAKARAKAISQETQASAAVSGAVAQSVQAVQAAVLSAVTVTTVAASGSS; encoded by the coding sequence ATGACGGACCAGCTGCTCCTCGCTGAGGAGCTCTTCCTGCTGACCCATGACGACACCTCGGGCAAGGCTGACGTCACCCTCGCGCTGGACGAGGGGCTGGCCGGGGCGCTGCTGCTGGACCTGGCCGCGGAGTCGCTGCTGGGCGCCAAGGGCAAGACCGTCGTCGCGGCACCGGGCACGCCCGCACACCCGCTGCTGGCCGCAGCCCACGACGAGCTGCTGGCCGCCGACCGTCCCCGTTCCGCCGGACACTGGGTGCGCAGGCTCCCCACCGCACTGAAGCCGCTGGCGCCCACGGTCGGGCGCTCCCTGGTGCAGCGAGGGCTGCTCACCGAGGAGCACCGCAAGGTGCTCAAGCTCTTCCCCACCACGACCTGGCCGACGGTGGACAGCGGCCCGGAGAAGGTGCTGCGCGCCCGGCTCGGCTCGGTGCTGGTGGACGGCACCACACCCGACCCGCGGACGGCCCTGCTGATCGCGCTGCTGCACCCGCTGGACCTGGCGGGCAGGGCGGTGGACAAGCCGCACCGCAAGGCAGCAAAGGCCCGGGCCAAGGCGATCTCCCAGGAGACCCAGGCCAGCGCCGCGGTGTCCGGCGCCGTGGCCCAGTCGGTGCAGGCGGTGCAGGCCGCCGTGCTCAGCGCGGTCACGGTCACCACCGTCGCCGCCTCCGGGTCCTCGTGA
- a CDS encoding phosphoketolase family protein, whose protein sequence is MSNPDTASYPTSELQRDLRWWDAANYLTVAQIYLQNNVLLRDPLTIEDIKPRLLGHWGTSPGLSMIYTLLNRLIKKTDVDCLYVAGPGHGGPALVANVYLEGTYSEVYPKISEDAEGLRRLARQFSTPGGVPSHVSVQTPGSIHEGGELGYALIHAAGAAFDNPDLVVACVIGDGEAETGPLAGSWKLPAFLNARRDGAVLPILHLNGYKIAGPTVLGRTSDGDVRRFLASQGWDPIIVEGDDPTMVFPAFYQALTDAYARIKAAQDAARTPGAEHEFVQWPAIVLRTPKGWTGPDVVDGKQVQGTFRSHQVPLSDIIHNHEHLQTLEKWLRSYSPDTLFDAEGKLVEDVASLAPEGDKRMGATPYANGGRLLRALDVPPMENYALDLPAPGQVMHQTTKPLGAMMRDIYQRTTTADGGGTFRLFSPDETASNRLQDVFEVTDRCLQLPLLPTDDHISPDGRVMEVLSEHLCQGWLEGYLLTGRHGLFATYEAFAMVSASMLVQHVKWLQHANQLPWRQPVASLNILLTSTAWRNDHNGFSHQGPGLIDTAIPLSPEVVRVWLPPDANTLLSISDHCFRSHDHVNLIVADKQMHLQYLNMEEANAHCAAGAGIWEWAGTENAPAAIGAPEDPDIVLACAGDVPTQETLAAAELLRTWVPYLRVRVVNVVDLMALLAPGDHPHAYSEQRFIDLFTRDTDVVFAFHGYPRAVHELIHGRTNAARFHVRGFNEQGTTTTPFDMVVLNGMSRYDLVLEALRRSRRVPENGEKLAAHCREMLTKHHGYVREHFEDIPEIAQWTWAGEPV, encoded by the coding sequence ATGAGCAACCCGGACACCGCGAGCTACCCGACCTCCGAGCTGCAGCGAGACCTCCGCTGGTGGGACGCGGCGAACTACCTGACCGTCGCCCAGATCTACCTGCAGAACAACGTGTTGTTGCGCGACCCGCTGACCATCGAGGACATCAAGCCGCGGCTGCTCGGGCACTGGGGAACCAGCCCGGGACTGTCGATGATCTACACGCTGCTCAACCGGCTGATCAAGAAGACCGACGTGGACTGCCTCTACGTGGCCGGGCCCGGCCACGGCGGCCCGGCCCTGGTGGCCAACGTCTACCTGGAGGGCACCTACTCCGAGGTCTACCCGAAGATCTCCGAGGACGCCGAGGGGCTGCGCCGGCTGGCTCGGCAGTTCTCCACCCCCGGGGGCGTCCCCAGCCACGTCAGCGTGCAGACCCCCGGCAGCATCCACGAGGGCGGCGAGCTGGGCTACGCGCTGATCCACGCCGCGGGGGCGGCGTTCGACAACCCCGACCTAGTGGTCGCCTGTGTCATCGGCGACGGTGAGGCGGAGACCGGCCCGCTCGCGGGGTCGTGGAAGCTGCCCGCCTTCCTCAACGCCCGCCGTGACGGCGCGGTGCTGCCGATCCTGCACCTCAACGGCTACAAGATCGCCGGACCGACGGTGCTCGGCCGCACCTCCGACGGCGACGTGCGCCGCTTCCTGGCCTCGCAGGGCTGGGACCCCATCATCGTCGAGGGCGACGACCCCACCATGGTCTTCCCCGCCTTTTACCAGGCACTGACCGACGCCTATGCCCGGATCAAGGCCGCTCAGGACGCCGCCCGCACTCCGGGTGCCGAGCACGAGTTCGTCCAGTGGCCCGCCATCGTGCTGCGCACCCCCAAGGGCTGGACCGGCCCCGACGTGGTGGACGGCAAGCAGGTGCAGGGCACGTTCCGGTCCCACCAGGTCCCGCTGTCGGACATCATCCACAACCACGAGCACCTGCAGACGCTGGAGAAGTGGCTGCGCTCGTACTCCCCCGACACCCTGTTCGACGCCGAGGGCAAGCTGGTCGAGGACGTCGCCAGCCTCGCCCCCGAGGGTGACAAGCGGATGGGTGCCACCCCCTACGCCAACGGCGGACGGCTGCTGCGGGCGCTGGACGTCCCGCCGATGGAGAACTACGCCCTGGACCTGCCCGCGCCCGGTCAGGTGATGCACCAGACCACCAAGCCGCTGGGCGCGATGATGCGCGACATCTACCAGCGCACCACCACCGCCGACGGTGGCGGCACCTTCCGGCTGTTCTCCCCCGACGAGACGGCCAGCAACCGGCTGCAGGACGTCTTCGAGGTGACCGACCGGTGCCTGCAGCTTCCCCTGCTGCCCACCGACGACCACATCTCCCCGGACGGGCGCGTGATGGAGGTGCTCAGCGAGCACCTGTGCCAGGGCTGGCTGGAGGGCTACCTGCTCACCGGCCGGCACGGGCTCTTCGCCACCTACGAGGCGTTCGCCATGGTCAGCGCGTCCATGCTGGTGCAGCACGTCAAGTGGCTGCAGCACGCCAACCAGCTGCCCTGGCGCCAGCCGGTGGCCTCGCTGAACATCCTGCTGACCTCCACCGCGTGGCGCAACGACCACAACGGCTTCAGCCACCAGGGCCCCGGCCTGATCGACACCGCCATCCCGCTCTCGCCCGAGGTGGTGCGGGTCTGGCTGCCGCCGGACGCCAACACCTTGCTGTCCATCAGCGACCACTGCTTCCGCAGCCACGACCACGTCAACCTCATCGTGGCCGACAAGCAGATGCACCTGCAGTACCTGAACATGGAGGAGGCCAACGCGCACTGCGCCGCTGGTGCCGGCATCTGGGAGTGGGCGGGCACGGAGAACGCGCCAGCCGCCATCGGTGCACCGGAGGACCCCGACATCGTGCTGGCCTGCGCCGGGGACGTGCCGACGCAGGAGACGCTGGCCGCCGCCGAGCTGCTCCGCACGTGGGTGCCCTACCTGCGGGTGCGGGTGGTCAACGTGGTGGACCTGATGGCGCTGCTGGCTCCCGGCGACCACCCGCACGCCTACAGCGAGCAGCGGTTCATCGACCTGTTCACCCGTGACACCGACGTGGTCTTCGCCTTCCACGGCTACCCCCGCGCGGTGCACGAGCTGATCCACGGCCGCACCAACGCCGCACGCTTCCACGTCCGCGGCTTCAACGAGCAGGGCACCACCACCACGCCGTTCGACATGGTGGTGCTCAACGGGATGAGCCGCTACGACCTGGTGCTGGAGGCGCTGCGCCGCTCCCGGCGGGTGCCGGAGAACGGGGAGAAGCTGGCGGCGCACTGCCGGGAGATGCTCACCAAGCACCACGGGTACGTGCGCGAGCACTTCGAGGACATCCCGGAGATCGCGCAGTGGACGTGGGCCGGTGAGCCGGTGTGA
- a CDS encoding SAVED domain-containing protein, with the protein MSVSIEDPDGGAFDDVVLRRANGLPGTWIQVKSSNYGGEVIDDQWLTTPRSKKGVSPLHAFHTTWRKLTDGGEPFNLELVTNRNFDHGSALFKALDKKSDRLDPTKLHDALDRRQTTLGRLVTTFATHLGTERAEVLEFLSSVTFRNEGSENAWRERISDLMRLNGFRGDDEAVTSALRMVSDWVTDGVGEVTVADARRCLEDRDLLAQGGTLVLAVHGIDREESRQVPNARVDFTDLYPDGDAFERRTITDRTAWDAIVRPRLASAARALEAFTSRRVHVVASVRLPVWFAIGRALPGVRRWIISLNQDGVEWASDARGGSARLVVLADELLPSNGKDLVVCVALRHDPTADVRDYVTASGVPAGRLYTVTGETGVGPESVVDAAWATSWVTALQDALIAKVRETDATRIHLFMAGPAGTALLLGHRWNVLPPVTVYEHQGGVNYAPTFHFPA; encoded by the coding sequence GTGAGCGTAAGCATCGAGGACCCCGACGGCGGCGCGTTCGATGACGTCGTGCTCCGGCGCGCCAACGGACTGCCAGGAACCTGGATCCAGGTGAAGTCCAGCAACTACGGCGGCGAGGTCATCGACGACCAGTGGCTGACAACGCCCAGGTCGAAGAAGGGCGTCTCGCCCCTCCATGCCTTCCACACCACCTGGCGCAAGCTGACCGATGGCGGAGAACCGTTCAACCTCGAGCTGGTAACCAACCGCAACTTCGACCACGGTTCCGCCCTATTCAAGGCACTCGACAAGAAGTCCGATCGCCTCGACCCGACCAAGCTTCACGACGCTCTGGATCGACGACAGACCACCCTCGGAAGGCTCGTCACGACCTTCGCGACCCACCTGGGCACGGAGCGTGCTGAGGTCCTCGAGTTTCTCTCCAGCGTGACCTTCCGTAACGAGGGCTCCGAAAACGCCTGGCGCGAGCGGATCTCCGACTTAATGCGACTCAACGGGTTCCGCGGGGACGACGAGGCCGTCACCAGCGCCCTGCGCATGGTCAGCGACTGGGTCACCGACGGCGTCGGAGAAGTCACCGTCGCCGACGCCCGACGGTGCCTCGAGGACCGCGACCTCCTGGCCCAGGGCGGGACCCTGGTACTGGCCGTGCACGGCATCGACCGCGAGGAGTCCCGGCAGGTCCCGAACGCCCGCGTCGACTTCACCGACCTCTACCCCGACGGCGACGCCTTCGAGCGTCGGACCATCACCGACCGCACTGCCTGGGACGCGATCGTGCGCCCACGGCTCGCGTCAGCAGCTCGGGCGCTTGAGGCGTTCACCTCCCGCCGGGTCCACGTCGTCGCGTCCGTCCGTCTCCCGGTCTGGTTTGCGATCGGCCGGGCCCTTCCCGGAGTGCGGCGATGGATCATCTCGCTGAACCAGGACGGCGTCGAGTGGGCCAGCGACGCTAGGGGCGGATCCGCCAGGCTGGTAGTCCTCGCCGACGAACTATTGCCCAGCAACGGCAAAGATCTCGTCGTCTGCGTCGCCCTCCGCCACGATCCCACAGCCGACGTCCGCGACTACGTCACTGCGTCCGGCGTTCCAGCCGGACGCCTGTACACCGTCACCGGCGAGACCGGCGTCGGCCCGGAGTCGGTTGTCGACGCCGCCTGGGCCACGTCCTGGGTCACCGCGCTCCAGGACGCTCTGATCGCCAAGGTCAGGGAAACCGACGCGACGAGGATCCACCTATTCATGGCCGGACCGGCTGGCACCGCCCTGCTGCTGGGGCATCGGTGGAACGTTCTCCCCCCGGTGACGGTCTACGAGCACCAGGGCGGAGTGAACTATGCGCCGACGTTCCACTTCCCCGCCTAA
- the ychF gene encoding redox-regulated ATPase YchF produces MSLTLGIVGLPNVGKSTLFNALTNNDVLAANYPFATIEPNVGMVPLPDKRLDELAKIFGSEKIVPATVSFVDIAGIVKGASEGQGLGNKFLANIREADAICQVVRVFADDDVVHVDGKVDPLADISVIETELIIADLQTLEKAIPRLEKEARTQKDRKAVVEAAKAAEAVLSDDRTLYSAAKELDLELLRELSLLTTKPFLYVFNADESVLTDDARVADLRAAVAPADAVFLDAKVEQELLELDEESSLELLESIGQAEPGLHQLARTGFHTLGLQTYLTAGPKEARAWTIHKGDTAPQAAGVIHTDFERGFIKAEVVSYDDLVEAGSMAAAKAAGKVRMEGKDYVMADGDVVEFRFNV; encoded by the coding sequence GTGAGCCTCACCCTTGGAATCGTCGGTCTGCCCAACGTCGGCAAGTCCACCCTGTTCAACGCGTTGACCAACAACGACGTGCTGGCGGCGAACTACCCGTTCGCCACCATCGAGCCGAACGTGGGCATGGTGCCGCTGCCGGACAAGCGGCTGGACGAGCTGGCCAAGATCTTCGGCTCGGAGAAGATCGTCCCGGCCACGGTGTCGTTCGTCGACATCGCCGGCATCGTCAAGGGCGCCAGCGAGGGGCAGGGCCTGGGCAACAAGTTCCTGGCCAACATCCGTGAGGCCGACGCCATCTGCCAGGTGGTCCGGGTGTTCGCCGACGACGACGTGGTGCACGTCGACGGCAAGGTGGACCCGCTGGCCGACATCTCCGTGATCGAGACCGAGCTGATCATCGCCGACCTGCAGACGCTGGAGAAGGCCATCCCGCGCCTGGAGAAGGAGGCGCGCACGCAGAAGGACCGCAAGGCGGTGGTGGAGGCGGCCAAGGCGGCCGAGGCCGTGCTGAGCGACGACCGCACGCTGTACTCCGCGGCCAAGGAGCTGGACCTGGAGCTGCTGCGCGAGCTGAGCCTGCTCACCACCAAGCCGTTCCTGTACGTGTTCAACGCCGACGAGAGCGTGCTCACCGACGACGCCCGGGTGGCCGACCTGCGCGCCGCGGTGGCCCCGGCCGACGCGGTGTTCCTGGACGCCAAGGTGGAGCAGGAGCTGTTGGAGCTGGACGAGGAGTCGTCCCTGGAGCTGCTGGAGTCGATCGGTCAGGCCGAGCCCGGCCTGCACCAGCTGGCCCGCACCGGGTTTCACACCCTGGGGCTGCAGACCTACCTGACGGCGGGGCCCAAGGAGGCCCGGGCGTGGACGATCCACAAGGGCGACACCGCCCCGCAGGCCGCCGGCGTCATCCACACCGACTTCGAGCGCGGCTTCATCAAGGCCGAGGTGGTCTCCTACGACGACCTCGTCGAGGCCGGCTCCATGGCGGCGGCCAAGGCCGCGGGCAAGGTGCGCATGGAGGGCAAGGACTACGTGATGGCCGACGGCGACGTGGTGGAGTTCCGCTTCAACGTGTGA
- the hrpB gene encoding ATP-dependent helicase HrpB — protein sequence MPADALLPPRSAPGADLPVRPALPQLVAALRSHGTAVLVAPPGSGKTSLLPLALADAVDGTVVVAEPRRLATRAAAHRLAALVGERPGQRVGYAMRGERTPGSRVEVVTTGLLLQRLQRDPELPGVGAIVLDEVHERHLDADLALAFGVDVRATLREDLLLVATSATPDTDRLTAALGGAPVITAEATTYPLDVVWAPPERPLPLLADARVDPRLLDHVADVVRRALTEAPGDVLVFAPGEAEVHGVVRRLHGVAADVLPLYGRLASAEQDRALRVGERRRVVVSTSVAESSLTVPGVRVVVDAGLARQPRTDHRRGLAALVTTRVSQASAAQRAGRAAREGPGRVYRCWSAAEHTHLDAHTPAEIATADLTGFVLTVAAWGAPGGRGLALLDPPPEPALAAATTLLTELGALHADGRITARGQRMAAVGAHPRLARALLDGGELVGPGRAREIVALLSDDTLTGRDDDLVARWRSLRRGTDRAATARWRAEIQRLGRGGGSATTDLPDDLAVGTVVALAHPDRIAKARAPGSADYLLAGGTGAVLDAGSPLRGSEWLAVAVADRPRGRVAARIRSAAPLDEATARAVAAPMVHEQVQVQWRDGALLARQRESLGAITLRETPLADPDPAAVLAAVREGLASTGLRVLRWTHDAEQLRARLACAHRALGAPWPDVGEEALLANVDAWLGPDLLRVRRTADLARIDVAAALRRLLPWPAAARFDELVPERLPVPSGSKVRLEYALADEPPVLAVKVQEAFGWTESPRVADGRVAVVLHLLSPAGRPVAVTSDLASFWRQGYPQVRAELRGRYPRHPWPEDPLTATPTRRVSPRR from the coding sequence GTGCCCGCTGACGCTCTGCTCCCGCCCCGGTCGGCCCCCGGCGCCGACCTGCCGGTGCGCCCCGCGCTGCCGCAGCTGGTGGCCGCGCTGCGCAGCCACGGAACGGCGGTGCTGGTGGCGCCGCCCGGATCGGGCAAGACGTCGCTGCTGCCGCTGGCTCTGGCCGACGCCGTCGATGGCACCGTGGTGGTGGCCGAGCCGCGACGCCTGGCCACGCGGGCGGCCGCGCACCGGCTGGCCGCCCTGGTGGGGGAGCGCCCGGGCCAGCGGGTGGGCTACGCCATGCGCGGGGAGCGCACGCCGGGCTCGCGGGTGGAGGTGGTCACCACCGGCCTGCTGCTGCAGCGCCTGCAGCGTGACCCGGAGCTGCCCGGCGTCGGCGCGATCGTGCTGGACGAGGTGCACGAGCGTCACCTCGACGCCGACCTGGCGCTGGCCTTCGGCGTGGACGTGCGGGCCACCCTGCGCGAGGACCTGCTGCTGGTGGCCACCTCGGCCACCCCGGACACCGATCGGCTGACCGCCGCGCTGGGCGGCGCCCCGGTGATCACCGCTGAGGCCACCACCTACCCCCTGGACGTGGTGTGGGCGCCGCCGGAGCGCCCGCTGCCACTGCTGGCCGACGCACGGGTGGACCCGCGGCTGCTCGACCACGTGGCCGACGTGGTCCGCCGCGCGCTCACCGAGGCGCCCGGGGACGTGCTGGTCTTCGCCCCCGGCGAGGCCGAGGTGCACGGCGTGGTGCGGCGGCTGCACGGCGTGGCGGCCGACGTGCTGCCGCTCTACGGGCGGCTGGCCAGCGCCGAGCAGGACCGGGCGCTGCGGGTGGGGGAGCGCCGGCGGGTGGTGGTGAGCACGTCGGTGGCGGAGAGCTCGCTGACCGTGCCGGGCGTGCGGGTGGTGGTGGACGCCGGGCTCGCCCGCCAGCCCCGCACCGACCACCGCCGTGGGCTGGCTGCGCTGGTCACCACCCGGGTGTCGCAGGCCTCGGCCGCCCAGCGCGCCGGGCGGGCCGCGCGGGAGGGCCCCGGCCGGGTGTACCGCTGCTGGTCGGCGGCCGAGCACACCCACCTCGACGCCCACACCCCGGCCGAGATCGCCACCGCCGACCTCACCGGGTTCGTGCTCACCGTGGCGGCCTGGGGCGCTCCCGGTGGGCGGGGCCTCGCGCTGCTCGACCCGCCGCCCGAGCCGGCGCTGGCCGCGGCCACCACGCTGCTCACCGAGCTGGGTGCGCTGCACGCCGACGGCCGGATCACTGCGCGGGGGCAGCGGATGGCGGCGGTGGGCGCGCACCCGCGGCTGGCCCGCGCCCTGCTCGACGGTGGTGAGCTGGTGGGGCCGGGGCGGGCCCGCGAGATCGTGGCGCTGCTGTCTGACGACACCCTCACCGGCCGCGACGACGACCTGGTGGCCCGCTGGCGCTCGCTGCGCCGCGGCACCGACCGGGCGGCCACCGCCCGCTGGCGCGCCGAGATCCAGCGCCTGGGCCGCGGCGGTGGCAGCGCCACGACCGACCTGCCGGACGACCTGGCGGTGGGCACGGTGGTGGCGCTGGCCCACCCGGACCGCATCGCCAAGGCCCGCGCGCCGGGCTCCGCGGACTACCTCCTGGCCGGCGGCACCGGGGCCGTGCTGGACGCCGGCTCACCGCTGCGCGGCAGCGAGTGGCTGGCGGTGGCGGTGGCGGACCGCCCTAGAGGCCGGGTGGCCGCGCGCATCCGCTCCGCCGCACCGCTGGACGAGGCCACCGCCCGGGCGGTCGCGGCACCGATGGTGCACGAGCAGGTTCAGGTGCAGTGGCGCGACGGGGCGCTGCTGGCCCGGCAGCGGGAGAGCCTCGGCGCCATCACCCTGCGGGAGACGCCGCTGGCCGACCCGGACCCCGCCGCCGTGCTGGCCGCGGTGCGCGAGGGCCTGGCCAGCACCGGGCTGCGGGTGCTGCGCTGGACCCACGACGCCGAGCAGCTGCGGGCCCGGCTGGCCTGCGCGCACCGCGCCCTGGGTGCACCCTGGCCGGACGTCGGCGAGGAGGCGTTGCTGGCCAACGTCGACGCCTGGCTGGGCCCGGACCTGCTGCGGGTGCGGCGCACCGCCGACCTGGCGCGCATCGACGTCGCCGCCGCGCTGCGCCGGCTGCTGCCCTGGCCGGCGGCGGCCCGCTTCGACGAGCTGGTGCCCGAGCGGCTGCCGGTGCCGTCGGGGTCGAAGGTGCGCCTGGAGTACGCCCTGGCCGACGAGCCGCCGGTGCTGGCGGTGAAGGTGCAGGAGGCCTTCGGCTGGACCGAGTCGCCGCGGGTGGCCGACGGGCGCGTGGCGGTGGTGCTGCACCTGCTCTCGCCGGCGGGGCGGCCGGTGGCAGTGACGTCGGACCTGGCGTCGTTCTGGCGGCAGGGCTACCCGCAGGTGCGGGCCGAGCTGCGCGGGCGCTACCCGCGCCACCCCTGGCCGGAGGACCCGCTGACGGCCACCCCGACCCGGCGGGTCTCGCCCCGGCGCTAG